From the Saccharobesus litoralis genome, one window contains:
- the fliH gene encoding flagellar assembly protein FliH: MSEQHKSKHFIKAGEALAAESKTWNLPPVTGDEKPPEYTNAMRKPEGWVYEPPEPEEEPPQPPTLEEIEAIRQAAYDEGFAEGKEAGFNQGLAEGQEKGHAEGLEQGTQTGIEQGLEQGKGLIEEKADAWNQILDAINTPLRHIDEHVEQEIVNLASHLAKAVVKTELKTNKDILIKTVKDAVDALPINNSQFEIHLHPNDIQTITDVYTEEGIEKKGWRLMAEPAMQTGSCEIKTQSSSVTYTIEQRIEEILDRFLQDSQSSH, translated from the coding sequence ATGTCTGAACAGCACAAAAGTAAACATTTTATCAAGGCGGGAGAAGCACTCGCCGCTGAATCAAAAACTTGGAATTTGCCACCTGTTACGGGAGATGAAAAACCGCCTGAATATACCAATGCAATGCGCAAGCCTGAAGGTTGGGTGTATGAACCACCAGAGCCTGAAGAAGAACCGCCACAGCCCCCAACCCTAGAAGAAATTGAAGCTATCCGTCAAGCCGCGTATGACGAAGGCTTTGCAGAAGGAAAAGAAGCTGGCTTTAATCAAGGTTTAGCTGAAGGTCAAGAAAAAGGCCACGCTGAAGGGTTAGAGCAAGGAACACAAACCGGTATTGAGCAAGGATTAGAGCAAGGAAAAGGTTTAATCGAGGAAAAAGCCGATGCATGGAATCAGATCCTTGATGCTATTAACACGCCATTGCGGCATATTGATGAGCATGTAGAGCAGGAAATTGTCAACCTAGCGAGCCATTTAGCAAAAGCAGTGGTTAAAACGGAACTCAAAACGAACAAAGACATTTTAATTAAAACGGTAAAGGACGCTGTTGATGCTTTACCGATTAACAACAGTCAATTCGAGATCCACCTCCATCCAAACGATATTCAAACAATCACTGATGTTTATACTGAAGAAGGTATAGAAAAAAAAGGTTGGCGTTTAATGGCTGAACCCGCGATGCAAACGGGCAGCTGTGAAATCAAAACGCAAAGTTCTAGTGTGACTTACACCATAGAACAACGTATCGAAGAAATATTGGATAGATTTTTGCAGGATAGCCAATCAAGTCATTAA
- the fliI gene encoding flagellar protein export ATPase FliI has product MSSETICARLKNSQQLIAGSVPKVAGRLTRVIGLTLEAVGCQASVGSLCAVDSVNGTIDAEVVGFEGEKIYLMPSEEIRGILPGARVTPLSSEQGIPVGMHLLGRVIDGAGRPLDGKGSIASQQRTAAVNKAINPLSRRQISEPLDVGIQAINGMLTVGKGQRMGLFAGSGVGKSVLLGMMTRGTAADVIVVGLIGERGREVKEFIEEILGEEGRARSVVVAAPADNSPLMRLKGCETAVSVAEYFRDQGMDVLLLMDSITRYAQAQREIALAIGEPPATKGYPPSVFAKLPALVERAGNGGEGQGSITAFYTVLSEGDDLQDPIADASRAILDGHIVLSRELADAGHYPAIDVAKSISRVMPAVTSELHQDQARVIKTLYSSYQKNQDLITIGAYNKGSDPIVDTAIQLKPKIDEFLQQKMQQIIPYDECLSALDDLTQQFRAN; this is encoded by the coding sequence ATGTCTAGCGAAACCATCTGTGCGCGATTAAAAAACAGCCAGCAATTAATAGCGGGTAGTGTCCCCAAAGTCGCCGGACGTTTAACTCGAGTTATCGGATTAACCCTTGAAGCTGTTGGTTGCCAAGCGTCGGTTGGCAGCTTGTGCGCGGTTGATAGTGTGAATGGTACGATTGATGCTGAAGTGGTTGGATTTGAAGGCGAAAAAATTTACCTAATGCCGAGCGAAGAAATTCGTGGCATTTTGCCCGGTGCGCGCGTAACCCCTTTATCTAGCGAGCAAGGCATACCCGTTGGAATGCATTTACTTGGCCGAGTTATCGATGGTGCTGGGAGACCACTGGATGGTAAAGGTTCAATTGCTAGTCAACAACGTACAGCTGCAGTGAATAAAGCGATTAACCCACTTTCGCGTCGACAAATATCAGAGCCGCTTGATGTTGGTATACAGGCTATCAATGGCATGCTTACTGTGGGGAAAGGTCAGCGAATGGGACTTTTTGCCGGCTCAGGTGTCGGTAAGTCAGTGCTACTGGGCATGATGACCCGCGGCACGGCCGCTGATGTTATTGTTGTTGGATTAATTGGCGAGCGGGGACGAGAAGTAAAAGAGTTTATCGAAGAGATACTTGGCGAAGAAGGGCGAGCTCGCTCTGTGGTAGTCGCTGCACCTGCTGATAACTCGCCGTTGATGCGCTTAAAAGGCTGCGAAACAGCAGTGTCAGTGGCTGAGTATTTCCGCGATCAGGGAATGGATGTATTACTGCTAATGGATTCAATTACGCGATATGCACAAGCACAACGTGAAATTGCCTTAGCCATTGGTGAGCCGCCGGCAACCAAAGGTTATCCGCCATCTGTTTTTGCAAAGTTACCTGCTTTGGTCGAGCGCGCTGGCAATGGCGGTGAAGGTCAAGGTTCGATAACCGCTTTTTACACCGTGTTGTCAGAAGGCGATGATTTGCAAGATCCTATTGCAGATGCGTCTCGGGCAATATTAGATGGTCATATTGTTTTATCTCGTGAATTGGCCGATGCTGGACATTACCCAGCAATTGATGTGGCTAAATCTATTTCTCGTGTCATGCCTGCGGTGACGAGTGAACTGCATCAAGATCAAGCCAGAGTGATTAAAACCCTCTATTCGTCTTATCAAAAAAACCAAGATTTAATTACCATAGGCGCATATAACAAAGGCAGCGATCCTATTGTTGATACCGCTATTCAACTTAAGCCAA